One window of the Chanos chanos chromosome 11, fChaCha1.1, whole genome shotgun sequence genome contains the following:
- the gucy1a1 gene encoding guanylate cyclase soluble subunit alpha-1: MFCAKLKELKISGECPFSMVVENEEAGDFEESARDRSDDVLPISKEVHGNIANILPKRKTSKSKVNLHALGECIRKLVCPEFERLRGAFVRVMNQHSDNSCPVMCNTEVCEERAFEKPEHLVDIMKNYSLKTGIHMDVLKTSLGLEVFRDCYEEEGQILGVVGGALHDFLNSFNVLLKQSTPPTPESQNHLRQASVLCLDKDPGLLTVYYFNPHCTTELFFPGIIQAAAALLYHTRVEVRMEVGAGDAAVQANEQPHLLYSVSVRDAKTLTPSPMRTHSSGHIPLSLLYTTFPFHILLDQDMAVLQMGDGLRRRLGRRDAQRRPAFEEHFSIVSPEICCTFQSILTMLNTQFILRVRHGTSAGHGSAKLMDLKGQMIFMSECNAVLFLGSPCVDKLEELTGRGLYLSDIPIHNALRDVVLVGEQAKAQDGLKKRLGKAKAALELAHQALEEEKRRTVELLFTIFPGNVAQRLWQGLPVQAKKFDDVTVLFSDIVGFTAICSRCTPMQVVTMLNELYTRFDRHCGDLDVYKVETIGDAYCVAGGLHRESDIHAVQIALMALKMMELSDEVTTPMGEVIRMRIGIHSGSVLAGVVGVKMPRYCLFGNNVTLANKFESCSLPRKINISPTTYRLLKDRPEFVFIPRTREELPPNFPTDIPGVCYFLEARDQRKCTAPIDSELRGVAALGNSTFMAEQT; the protein is encoded by the exons ATGTTTTGCGCCAAACTGAAGGAGCTTAAAATTTCGGGAGAGTGCCCGTTCTCTATGGTGGTAGAGAATGAAGAAGCGGGGGATTTTGAGGAGAGCGCGAGGGACCGTAGCGACGATGTTCTGCCTATATCTAAAGAGGTGCATGGCAATATCGCGAACATTTTACCTAAAcggaaaacaagcaaaagcaaAGTTAATCTCCACGCGCTCGGAGAATGCATCCGAAAATTAGTGTGTCCTGAg TTTGAAAGACTGCGAGGTGCATTCGTCAGAGTGATGAACCAGCACTCAGACAACTCCTG CCCTGTAATGTGTAACACTGAAGTCTGTGAGGAGAGAGCGTTTGAAAAGCCAGAGCACCTCGTAGACATAATGAAGAACTATTCTCtcaaaacag GTATTCACATGGACGTGCTGAAGACTTCACTGGGCCTGGAGGTATTCAGGGACTGTTATGAGGAGGAGGGCCAGATTCTGGGTGTGGTTGGAGGAGCTCTGCACGATTTTCTGAACAGCTTCAACGTCCTCTTAAAACAGAGCACGCCTCCCACCCCTGAGAGCCAGAACCACCTCCGCCaagcctctgttctctgtttggaCAAAGACCCTGGGCTCCTCACTGTCTACTACTTCAACCCCCACTGCACCACAGAGCTCTTCTTCCCTGGGATCATACAGGCTGCCGCCGCCTTGCTCTACCACACGCGCGTGGAGGTACGGATGGAGGTGGGGGCCGGTGACGCTGCCGTGCAGGCCAACGAACAGCCTCACCTGCTGTACTCGGTGTCTGTGAGGGACGCCAAAACCCTGACCCCCAGCCCCATGCGAACGCACTCGTCCGGAcacatccccctctctctcctctacaccACCTTTCCCTTCCACATCCTGCTGGATCAGGACATGGCCGTGCTGCAGATGGGCGACGGTCTGCGGCGGCGTCTCGGTCGCCGGGACGCCCAGCGACGCCCGGCCTTCGAAGAGCACTTCTCCATCGTGTCCCCGGAGATCTGCTGCACCTTCCAGAGCATTCTCACCATGCTCAACACGCAGTTCATTCTGAGGGTCCGACACGGCACCTCCGCAGGTCACGGCTCCGCAAAG CTGATGGATCTGAAAGGTCAGATGATCTTCATGTCTGAGTGTAACGCTGTGCTGTTCCTGGGCTCTCCGTGTGTCGATAAACTGGAGGAGCTGACCGGGCGTGGCCTCTACCTGTCCGACATCCCCATCCACAACGCCCTGAGGGACGTGGTTCTGGTCGGGGAGCAGGCCAAGGCTCAGGACGGGCTGAAGAAGCGTTTGGGTAAAGCCAAGGCGGCGCTGGAGCTGGCCCACCAGGCCCTGGAGGAAGAGAAGCGTCGCACCGTGGAACTCCTCTTCACCATCTTCCCCGGGAACGTGGCCCAGAGGCTGTGGCAGGGCCTGCCCGTCCAGGCCAAGAAGTTTGACGACGTCACGGTGCTTTTCTCCGACATCGTGGGCTTCACGGCCATCTGCTCGCGCTGCACGCCCATGCAGGTGGTGACGATGCTGAACGAGCTATACACTCGTTTTGACCGGCACTGCGGAGACCTGGACGTCTATAAG GTGGAGACCATCGGGGACGCGTACTGTGTGGCTGGCGGGCTGCACAGGGAGAGCGACATTCACGCTGTTCAAATCGCACTCATGGCCCTGAAAATGATGGAACTGTCTGATGAGGTCACCACTCCGATGGGGGAGGTCATCCGG ATGCGTATTGGTATCCATTCAGGCTCAGTGCTCGCTGGAGTCGTCGGGGTCAAAATGCCCCGATACTGTCTCTTCGGTAACAATGTCACTTTGGCCAACAAGTTTGAGTCCTGCAGCCTTCCAAGGAAAATCAATATAAGCCCCACGACGTACag GCTGCTGAAAGATCGGCCGGAGTTTGTCTTCATTCCGCGGACGAGAGAGGAGCTTCCTCCAAACTTCCCCACAGACATCCCTGGCGTTTGTTACTTCCTCGAGGCTCGCGATCAAAGGAAGTGCACTGCTCCCATAGACTCAGAGCTCAGGGGAGTGGCGGCACTTGGCAACTCTACCTTCATGGCGGAGCAGACATAA